A window of Eucalyptus grandis isolate ANBG69807.140 chromosome 4, ASM1654582v1, whole genome shotgun sequence genomic DNA:
CTTAGgaattgaatcttaaaactcATGAATGGTATAAAATGCATGGCACTAGTTGATTAATTAGGGTAATCGAGTTCCTCAACCCTAAATTTTTCTGTATGTAGCAATAAAATCATTCTCTCGTTACTTTACATGAATATCTAATCGGTCTACTATAAATTGGGACTCTTAGATAAAAAATAACTTTGCATGTTAGTTGCAAATTGGGGCTCCAGCGAGGGGGAAGAtcgccggctagggttccggcgagggggcGTCGCGGGGGGATAGCTGCGCGGCGAGGAGCTCTGGCGTCTGGATCTCGGCTTGGCAGCGGCAGCGACTTCGCGGGCAGAGGAGGGGCGACGGAGCAGGAGCGCGGATCGCGGATCGTGGGTCGTCGGGCCGCGGGTTTCGAACGGTGGGGCGCTGCAGGGACGGCAGGGACGGCGTCGGATCTGGATCGGCTGCTGTGGGGATCTCAGATCTGCAGGCGGCGAGCGGAGGCGGTGTCGGGGCGGCGCGAGCTTCGGGTTGCAGCTCCGGCAACAGATCGACAGGGCGGCGGCGCTGCTCGCGGGGGCTGGCGGACGCGGTGGAGGCGGATCGGTGGTGGTGCGCCCGCGGCGGCGCGGGGGCAGCGGTCGGCGACTGCAACTGGCGAAGGTCGGCGGCTCGGCCGCCGGTGCGGTCAAAAGGGGGGAGTCGCCGGGGAGATGCGGCGCCGGCAAGGCCGGGGGGAACCCtcgggaagatgaacagtcccGATTAgggttttcccctttttttctctcttttttttcgttttttgtctctctctctcctcactcacttttcaccttttgctttttcGTGTACTTTTTACCGAAGACCAAAAAGAACCCCCCAACTTAATTTGCGCACCATCATCCCACTGTACCGCACCCTGGCAGCCCAGGGGAAGGCACCGCAGTAGTCAGGTGGGGAATGCGGCCAGGGCCCCAATGGGGCCGGTATATTTTTCGAGGTCCGGTTCCCGACCTCTATCCTATTTTTTCAAGACGTCCTTTTAACGTCATGCTTAGGATGTTGTGCACCATGTCTTTTATAGGTGAAAAAAATGTATCTTTgcaatatattctttttttattttgtttgcaCATGATACCCCTAAATATACCGTTGAAATATACACAACTCACACAATATTTCCCTTTTGtgtttttcacatattctatccaaaattttcatttttgctcGAAAATACATCCTttggtgtatattgcctaaaaacttgaacggaatatgtgaaaaatcttccctTCACCGGcggcctaaaataaaataaaacaaaatgaaaataaaatgcttctaaactatatgccatgtgtttttttttttttaaatcaactccaaaaatttaggtgtcaacaaatctATTTGCCAAATCTTAGGTAGGTTACCCGAGGTTAAGTCGCCACAATTATTAGATTAGAACTTTTGCACACTGTATTattaagtctatatatatatatatatatatatatatatatatatatatatatatatatatatttttttttttttttttttttttgcactagGCCTTTAagtcttttttgttttaatttgtaTTGGCCCATCCATTTAAAATAATGATGAAAGCCCTGTAACATGGCATTAAGTTGCGCACAATTGCCATTCTAGCACCACAAGTGCCATCAGATGTGGTTGTCAAACACCTAAAATAATATGACAAAAAATATccatctttttgaaaaattcaaagatgcaTTACTCAAAGGTAAACTACAAGAAAAACTATCAGAAAAAAGCATCCAACTAAGACACACCTAGGATGTCTTTGCGTTTGACTATAATTTTAGCCTTAGCACGGACCAACAAAATCTGGTGATTACTTTAATATTTCTCCGATAAttccgtaattttttttttttcaatctcttGTTGAGAGATGCTTTCTTGAAATACTCCGGAGAAAACAAATGCTAAGTTCAAATCACCcttaaaaactaattaaaagtataaattttctctttttgttaattttattcatGATTATTTGGTGGAACATAATTGCAACTGGTTCTTTACGCTGTCATTCTGAGATATTACTTAAAATCACGGTCAATTActacaaaataaattttctaagcctttttttttccttgaaaaattgTGTAAGCCTTTAATTTGTAAACCTAggcagaaattaaaaaaaaagttccattGACGATAAGAGAGGTTAGGTATTCCTTGCTAATTAGTGTCTTTCATCACGGTTTTTAGGTATCAAACTTATAACGCAGTTCAAGTTCTTTCATCTTAAATGGAAGATAGTGTGTCTTGCGGTTAATGTTGTAAAAGtcatttttaatctttctataaaaaaaaaaaaaaaaaaaaagcaagtaaTTTCCCTTTCTCGATCTTATGATCGTCTCACAGGTTTGAATAAGATCTTTTTGTTCTTATTGAATTAACTTAGATAATGTAGTTCTAAGAGTCCAATAGGTTTGACTATCACCCTTTATCATATTTATCAATAATCTTATCATGGTTGGAATGcgtggcattttcttttttagttttgaatttgtttGTCTTTCCCACTCTCTTTGCAGATTTATTATTCAACCTCAAATTAGATTATATGAACtataaattaaggaaaagtaAGGTAAAATGAGATTGTCCTTTTTTGCCATCATGTCAAATTAAGatcaaataatgaaaaagataaaaatgagtGAAGGTGTATATTTTTCTGGcctatttttgtctttttaaccaacaattattatcttttttttttctggaaatgaaaattatattaagaTTAACTGCTATATAATTAGGGAAAAGCAAAGACTAAAAGTGAATGgagatttttatttggaataagAGTGAATTGGAATAAgattatgaaagaaaaaaggtataaaggattgaatagattttgTGACCTATTATTGtatgaagggaaaaatgaaaagcaagaaaagataaagggaaGAGAGATTATTATAACCTCAAAATCAACATAAGATAGGTCCACTTCAATGCACAACTTTACATATAGTATATTAGATTCTCACACTTGAACTAGCCCAAATGCTTGCACAAACATAAGTCCATAGCAAATGGCAACACAACACATATTCAAAGCACACAATCAACACTGAAAGTCCTTATGGGCAATTACCACACGTTGCTTTAGGAATAAAGGACCAAATGCAGGAAGATACTGAATTCAACCAAGAAAGACAGCTTGACGTCGCATCTTGGCTCACTGGAATCTTAGCCGAGGGACCGATTGTTACAATCACTTAAATGTTTTCTGCAACCATCGAGCTCTGGTTAATTGGGGCTAGTTGCTGATCCACTTCACCCATTGTTGGCCTCTTCCTACTGCTTTGGTTCAAGCACTTCACTGCAATCTTTGCAACCGTTTCTACTTGGTTGATTTCATCTTCACTAGCGGCCTCAAAATTTATGACATTGGAGAGAGTCCCTTTCTTCACGGAAAGGATGAAATGAGGGATAATATTGATTGGATCTCCAAACTCATCAGTAACAGAAGTTGTAGGCTCCTTTTCCGTGAGCAACTCCATGAGGACAGCTCCAAAGCTGTATACATCACTCTTAATTGTTAGCTTACCAGTGGTTAAATATTCCGGATCAATGTAGCCTAAGGTGCCTCCTATTTCGGTAGCTACGATATGACTATGCTCCGGTGACATAAGTACCGAAGTTCCAAAATCAGATATTTTCACCGAGTAATTTTGATCCAAAAGTATATTCGCCGACTTGATGTTGCCATGAATGATTTCGTCGAAATGCATTTCCTTGAGTGCAACAGCAGCTTCAACAGCTATTCTAAGCCGGTTTTTCCACGAGCTCAAGATGGTCGACACTTTCGGATGGATGTGTTTGAAGAGAGTACCATTCAAAATGTATTCATAGACTAGCAAGGGTATTCTAGTCTCCAAACATATGCCATGGAGCTTCACCACATTTTTGCGGTTTTTTAGTATCACGATTTTAAGTTTATCTTGGAATTTGTTCTTCATTAGAGGCTTGTGCACATCTTTAGGCTTCTTGACAACGATCTCCATGTCCACTGCTATTCTCCCTCTATAGACAGAACCAAAACCACCCTCTCCCAGCTTCTTGCTTTCATCATAGTTGTTGGTTGCTTTTGCTAGCTCTGCCTCCGTAAAGATTCGAACTGTTGGATGTTTCAAGagctttcctccattttttctaAAGTTTATCTTTCTAATTCTCCACTTCCATGTGATCGAGGCTGAAACACCAGCATATATGCAAACGATAGGTGCAAGAATCACtgccaaaaaatatattttactaGATTATTGATTCAAGCATGTAATCCTCATATGCTTCACATACTTCattgaaaaagattaatttcgaacatatatatatatatatatatatatatatatatatatttataaacatCACCATTGATTTGGATGGTCAGTCAATCTTTCAATTATAACTACCCAATTTAACGGTATTTAACGGTGATAGAAATTGTTTTGTTGACAAATGAGTTGCACATATTACATACTATGTAACAATCCTTATGAAAGCCCTTGcttgaaatttgacatgtgTCATTATAAAGTGAATAAGCaatcaaatgaactcaatttaatatatattaccAGCATCTTCTATAACTTCTATAACGTCTTTCCTTGATTATAATGAAGAAGGTTTGTAATAAAAGAGAATGAGAAGGCATTCAGCTCACATTGTTTAAGATCTTTCCATCTACTAATGGTATCAAAACTTGGGGGGATTGTTTAACCAATTATGCACCTTATAGTTATCACGCTTAAAGGTTTTTATCTGTCCATTCTATTGGTGGAGACTCTAATTGATGTGTTGCAAACATATATATCATTAcccaaatttatatttagttGAGTTGACACGTGGATAATTTGTATGATATGTAACTCACCAATTAAAAGCACGCTTGAAAGACATTTCCTCTAATTAGAGACGAAAGAAAATGTAACCATTTATAATTTACAGATTGACTATTAGTCTAATACTAGTTTTAACTAGGGATGGGCACGGGGAGGGGTTGGGATGAGGATCACGTTCCTCATCCCCACCCCTTAGAATGAAATGCCTCCGTCCCATGCGAGGCACTGCCagaatttcttttccttctaaAAAAGATATAAACCGTTTTCTAGATAacaatttgacatttttcttatttttataaaaaggaatGGCCTCATGGGtgaatttttcaagaaaggaGTGGCCTCGGGGATTGCTTTTATATGGTCAAACAAATTCCAATCTTAACAAATTAGCCGGTTTGAGACAATGTGaagatgaaatatttgaaatataattgTGCCACATCACTTGTCTAAAGAACTCGCCAAGCTTGCATCTCCTATAAAAAGCAAGATTGATAAGGAGAAGATATtgtctttaaggatttattattatttcatatttttaaaataaattattgtcataaaattaaagaaataaataaatatactcgtacatataaatatttatatattcttcTTCAAAGTGTACGTGGGGCGGATTCGCCAAGTTTTTCACGCACATACATATATAATGACAGTATCTTTAAATatgtagaataaataaaaaatctttttatatcCTAAGAAAAACTAATACATTCACTGCTTTTTGGGCCAATATTTTTTGTCTCACTTGGGCCATCGCGTCCATCTAATTCTCAAGAGCGACTGTCACTTCAGCAACTCACAAGAGGAGCTGAGAAAGTTCGGAAATAAATCATCGTTTAGACTCAAGAGTCACTAGGCTCTTCCCGTGCTGCTTTTTTGGCCAATATTTTCACAGTTAAGATTTTAAGGAAGCTCAACCGCTTTGCGTTCTTCAACAATCACCTTCATATGTCATTGGTTAATTCGGTGCtccagttttcctttttctttgtctagTCCAAATTTGTGCTCACTTTCACtttaaattttagggtttttttttcctcgtgaAATCTGCAGGCCTAGCTGTTCTTTTTGGCCCAAAATTTGCAGGTTTGGGTTGAGGAGGATTTTCATTTAGGTCTGCTGTGTATCCTCCCACGCACGTAGTTTCAAAGTGATAGCTtcagaagaaacagaaaacaaaaaagggcGAGGAGggaagttaaaaagaaaaaaaaaaacaaagaaaagatgtAAATAGCTTTAGCCTAGGACTGAATAGGGACACCTAGCAGCCTGTGGCTCATTACTTGTGTTATTGGGGATTACACCAACTAATATAATAATCTTTAAAACATATAAACCTACTACAAAATCAAGAATGGATAGAATATCAACATTAGGTAAATGATGAGGAGATAGACTTACTTGCAACAACTATATTGCGACGATTATCAACGACCTCACATGTGTAGTTCCCGGGCAGATTCTTGCACTTTCCACGACATGAGTGTTTCTGTGGGTCCTC
This region includes:
- the LOC104442488 gene encoding wall-associated receptor kinase 2-like, whose protein sequence is MKIVRHLLLVAVAWWLRQGGAPTVAGHCARRCGSMPIPYPFGLERQCVRSEEFLLHCNKTEGRGGRLLLGNYSIRRISVSDSTMVIRLPELNDCYNESGSPLNTSKNLYIDLSSYSQYRFSATRNALTVLGCDTFADMNMTAAANKDNISQGGCSSSCNEDVDLAYETTCSGIGCCQASILRGLDKLQIRIGSFNNRKNVFSFNPCGVAFVGDRESFNVSSERLPTFNDLGKRSDLVLDWMIGWDVTCAQAKSNQSSYACVNNSTHCNEFADGPGYRCFCKPGYEGNPYNLSRGCQDINECEDPQKHSCRGKCKNLPGNYTCEVVDNRRNIVVATSITWKWRIRKINFRKNGGKLLKHPTVRIFTEAELAKATNNYDESKKLGEGGFGSVYRGRIAVDMEIVVKKPKDVHKPLMKNKFQDKLKIVILKNRKNVVKLHGICLETRIPLLVYEYILNGTLFKHIHPKVSTILSSWKNRLRIAVEAAVALKEMHFDEIIHGNIKSANILLDQNYSVKISDFGTSVLMSPEHSHIVATEIGGTLGYIDPEYLTTGKLTIKSDVYSFGAVLMELLTEKEPTTSVTDEFGDPINIIPHFILSVKKGTLSNVINFEAASEDEINQVETVAKIAVKCLNQSSRKRPTMGEVDQQLAPINQSSMVAENI